The genomic DNA aagaggctctttcgaacctaactatggtttcctcgtattcttacatgaattctcaattcacacagcagctcgttctaacccaactttaaacgagtgcatctatgaataactcattcgaacccaacttcatatgagttattgaacgagctattttgtcaacttgttttaaagcttgttcaaacataaacaacatacgagcaattttgtacggcttttcaattttctttttacggtctattttaactcagtaaacatttgaattaggaaaacttaatgaaatatgactttgtaaccctctaaatgagctttccaacgccattaattatgtctccatatgatgtcagaatcgcaatatatgtcccttttgttaaagcaaatatgattgaaaattgtcctctatcaacaaccttcattattcgacctatggcccacgaaggaatgtgggtcaaacacgGTAGAGGATTTTCTTCTATCCATTTTGGAttagagaatatccaattaataattaggatctctctaaggtcataaatgaaacatatgtcccattgatagaaataataataaaatattacatatattttaaatttaaataaaaaataataataagaagttttaaaaaataataaaatattaaggggtggtcggaccaccccagttgggcttggggtggcccagccaccacctggggtgtttcggctaccctaaatttatttatttatttatttatttattttttcaatctttatttataatttttattaattgggttgaaaattgttgagttaagttgaaattttttgagttgagttgaattgagtttaaaaaattgccaaacttgaatttagaaaaaatttgagattgagttggaaaatcttgcttcccaaacaaggccttaacTTTTATTCTTCCTcaataaccaaaaaacaaaaaaaacaaagaagaaaaataattagagGTCTTTTTCGTGCCTCGACCGTAGCATAAGTCATACTATATTGATTCTTCTCGAAGTCCATTGTGTACCTGTTAAAATGATAAGAGTAGTTTTAACTAAGATAATCGGGAAATTTTATTTCGACAAAGTCTTCATTTAAATTGGGTCGGAGaattcttcttttaattcaagttactaaattgacatttgtctTTAGAGAACGTGATTTTCACATGCTCTAAGGAtctgttaatttaatagactgaattgaagaaataaattttctttgaactgatttagaagaaaactttgttgcatggggaaaaatattaaaatttgagaataGAGGCTAAAAGATGTACTAGTTTTGCAAATTTTAGATACCAACCCGGCAACTTGACCATCCACGAGCCATGGCTCCCAAACATCATTGAGAGTCATGTTGAGGGATCTTATCCATTCTAGGGTGCCCAAAAACGGAACAAGCAGGTCGTGGTCTCCACTGTGAGgagagaaacaaaatataaggcaaatctaccattgaattgtAGCTCTCAATATGGGTTCCATAGATTCAATAGTGAATTTACAAATAAAAGAGAAGTTTTAGTATCACCTATAAATCAACGATCGATAACCTGCGATCTTGGTGAAATTTTGATGATAATCAACGGTACTGGTAACATCATATGTGTAGGACATGCTCTCATTACATCTTACCCAGTTCTTTATTGTTCCCTGTTGGTCATCATATATAAGATTCTTATGAagtgattattttataattaaaaaaaatggatttaatTTGTTAACTAGAAATCAAGTATAAAAGCAATACCTTCCGGATGTGAAGAGCATTTTGTACATTTTCATCGTTACACCAAAGGTGAGAGAGAACGTAAGTATAAACctacaaaagaaataattaaataaaattagcaaattaagcaattaagcaagagaaagagagaaaataaaataaaaaataaataaaaaattggcttaCCCGGCACCATAAGGCAGGAGGTTGAGACCATGAATGAGGCATATGAATCAACATAGGATTTTGTTCAAGAAATGCTTGAATATTCCATCTTATTCCATCTGATTTTCGGGAAATTAAAGGACAATGGGGTTCCAAAATGTTGGGGGGATTGAGTTTTTCGATGCACTACAATTACagatttaatagtgatttttattttatatttttttttaaaatacggatgaaagattagaaaaatagcatttatcataaattaaaatgaagattGAAAGTAAATGTTATTGGGTATTCTTCTCACCCTCGTCACAGCTTCAAGATCTTTCAAACATTCTACATTTTCTGGATCTAACCACGTACTCACCGTCACAGCTTCTTCTGACTGTCTggaaattacaataaaattaaattagtccCCACAAATTGACAAATTATTTACAgataatttttcaaacaatCATTTCCTTTCAAATGATAGCCGGACCTTAGGGACAGAGTCAGCTTTGAATTTGGGAGAATCagggcaaaattttttttgagaagggaccaattgacaaaaaaatacctcaaattattatttttcttataattcaGAGGACCAGGGCCATTGCCTGTCCCCCTTAAATACATCTCAGTATCCTGTGTTAGTGTTTCACATTAAAATGGACGAAAATTTGTGCATGTTACTAATTACTTGtgtaaagttttttatttgaattatccaaattatccttaaaaaaaaaaacagaggtcGAGATCGAGGGTGGTCCAACCCTAACGAATTatccaaattatatatatatattattgtaatttttttatttaaaggacAAATGCGACATTCTACTTCCTAAAATTGGgatattttggatattttaaataaataaaaaaaattgtacatgcCAGTCACATGCAACATTTTCTAACAATTTTAACGTTAAACCCTAATGGGAGGTGTTGACCGCGCGCAAGAAAATGGTAGTTGAAGGGAGTTCAGTGTCACAAACGGTAATTTAGAGTAAGTGCAAATTTATAGGGTGTATGTATAAACGAGAAAGTAAAGAATCCACTAAACTCTCTCAAgctatacccaaaaaaaaaaagactacagCCCCGTAGATCATCAAACTTTAAACGATAATATTAATTGGGTagttctaacaaaaaaaaaaaaaaaaattaatgtagtCAACCATAAATTTTTATCGATAGGGGCCAAAACATAAATTAGCTAGACATATACTAAAAAAattcaggtatatatatacctaaaaaaataaaaatcatggggTCATTTTTTGAGGATTTACTTGATAGAGTTCATCAGATATAAGTGCCATGCCACGAGCATATTCTACTTTTGCATTGACATCGCCACATTTATCTGTTACTGGGTTGCCAAGCAAGTACCCCTGTTTTCAATTTATAAAGGCAGGGTTTACTCTCAAacgaataaaaattaataaatttaattatttaatttaatattcaatCAAGAACTAGCTCAAGTTGCGTAATAAAAATGTTTACACTGAGCTTTATTAACGGCGAGTGTCCGACGCTGTTActtgcaagaaaaaaaacatacatgaaaaatcaaattgacCTTTGGGAGTTGAAATTTAAAAGGGAACCACCTtagaaaagagtaatgctatcaAATAATGTGATgaattttaagtgattttttacatgtatagaagaaagaaaagaaaaccatttaAAACATGTTATGTTAGTGGATGTGAAGAGTAGTAGCACTCGCTCATAAATTACCATTATGTATTTCTTGAACAATAATCGGAACGATGATGCCGGAATATGAATCACCACCAACGTATAGCACATTCGACATGAATTCTGGGTGAATATCCTTTAACCACTGTATCAATCAGCACATATAGAAAGATGAGCAGCTCTTGGAATAAAttccattaatatatatataatctttataaagaattattattattatgatcaTGTGCTTTAAGTTCATATGAGAATGGTTAAAGTctcattatttttatagaattttcACTCACCTTCCTCAAGAATTCATAGGTTTGTGCTGCAGATGTTAGATCTGTGATATTGTAACCTTGGGAGCTTGTTGCATATGAGAATCCCGAGCCAACGGGAGCATCTAAAAATATTATGCTAGCAACCTGGAAATTATCACCATTGTTTCATAACAAAGAGTAAACAAACAATCCTCCATAGTAACCATTTTCTCGCATTTTCTAAGTAAACAAACAAGTCTttacaatcaaaatatattGACCGAAGCATCTGTGGCCTTTTTGCCTCGGTAATTGTTTTATGCAGCTCTTCAAAAAGACTAGGattcaaccctttttttttagttggtgttttgattttttgtagcCCTTTCTcaatttgataatatatatatatatatgatgattgAATTGATAGATAGAAGGGTATGATGACATACCTTTGTCCATGAATATGGGTTCAACAAAAATGTTGGTAGATTTCCATCGAAATCTTCATAATTAAATGACAATGGACCTACATTAAAGTGCATAGTAATCAAATTAAGGCGTTggacccaaaaaataaattcttaaatttttagctgagataaatattaataaaagaaacaacaagTTCACTTAACATTTCTGACCGATATAAAAAAGAAACGGTCCGTTTGGCAATGGACTTGTTGaagtttcacttttttttcaactttctaatatttttactttttattaaaattcaaataaaaaattcactacaaaacaaaattttttactttttcatacaaaaaatttaaaatttctatatatatatatatatatatatatatatacacacaaaagcATTCACGCAAACATGATCTATATATCTTAGGTGAGAAACGGTCCAAATCTTTACTTACATAATGGTATATAAtaattgtggttttttttttttcttagtcaATAATTGAGATTTGAAACCGTAcataaattgtcaatttttgttgGATTGGGTCTttgttcatttcatttgaaaatcaattaGTATTTAGCGAGGGAGGCACTCAAAATCGCACACCGTAATGCATGTTTTAAGAGTCGTCCACGAGAGCAGAGCGGTACTATTGCTCCTCAACAATCCCTCCCTCAACGTAATGCTCTCGCGACTTGAATCCacgactctgataccatttgttggatcAGACCTTCGGAATTCATTCTATCCTCAGTAAAACTAATCAACGTTTATAGtttcaatatgacaaaaatatccctataaattaaaaaaaaatgattttaaaaaaaaaaacaaaaaaatttaatttgaaaataatatttttttaaacgaaaatttttaatttttaattttttttttaaacggaaatttttatatttaaaaaaaaaaaactattttttatttagttttaaaaaacgaaattttttattttattaaacgaaatttttttattttttttaaacgtaaatttttatttaaaaaaaaattataaaacaaaacaataaataaaatgaaagttttcaatttttatatataaaaaaaaaatctaaattttttaaatttttttcttataaaatggattttttataaaaataataataaaaaattggccatcatttggatttttttgtgttagttttaggctttttaaagaaattttagtatttttgtttttattttactaaggctAATTTTGTCATTAGagaacattgataatttttggtagtttcgGTGGTAGTTTGTGCAAACAATACAGAGGATATGAAAAACTGCTTTGGAATGAATAATCCAAGCATGAATGTATATTCTTTTATGTAGTTGTACAATGGTTCTTAGTAAGGTAAGTTACAATGAATGTACCCCTATACAACAAAGAAAAGTATCAAAGGAAATGATAATAAGGGAGAATCATATGACCGTTGCTCTGTACAAGGCAACTCTGTACAATATCTCTGGGAGATTTGGNNNNNNNNNNNNNNNNNNNNNNNNNNNNNNNNNNNNNNNNNNNNNNNNNNNNNNNNNNNNNNNNNNNNNNNNNNNNNNNNNNNNNNNNNNNNNNNNNNNNCCAAAGTATCTTTTACAAGTTGAGTCATTTTCCGAGAAATAACGttacatagagagagagagaaaatgaagataGTCCAATGCTTTTTGTATCCCTATATCTCTCAAACTTTTACAAACATGGCtgtattggcatattgaaaaTTTCCTACTTTATCCAAACAGTGAGTGAATGACAAAGATCTTACTAGGGCAGTGTCTGTGCCCTAGTAAAGATTCGTGAAACGTGCAAAGAGTCCCACAATATTGGAAAAGTAATAGTTAATATATTTTAGTAGATTAAAGTTCATTAGTATTAGTTTAGGTTTTTGAGCAAAATTATCAAACTATTTATCTTTAGCTCCAGTATCTTTTCTGTGAGCTTTGTTTTAGTGCTTTTACTTATTTATGAAGCCATTATAATTGAGAGGATGGGTCAATTTTTGATCCATCTCCTactattttattgtattttctgtgttataattttcattttgattttgttatcGTAgagcatactttttttttatttttttggtgttttaattcCTGTATATGACCCTTTCTCAACCATCCAAGACGACGAATTTTCTGTGGGCCATGCTCACAGAAaattcttgctatttttttattttattttttttctagtaattctttgataataattcaagtttcattcttgctatttttgttttcctctttaattatacttcttttcattttgaaCTACTCCGACAAGAACAAAGATTTTACCATctattagtttatatatataaattaaactaaattcaATGGTCCTATGTTTTTAATCATCTACGTGTGATTGTGTCATTTAGTAAATGTTCAGtacaattaaaaaacaaagtgcATGTTCAATAATGTACCATTGTATAACTTTTAGTATATCTTTTCATTAAAAGAAgcctaatatatattttcacatgAAAAATAAGATGGGaatgtgtttaaattttaaaattaaattataatgaaaatttttgtaatttaacgggaattatgtgctaatatatattaatatattaatatatatacatctcaaCCTTAACTGTCGCTTCTAGCTTCAGAGACGCTAGCTACTGTTTGTAGGgtgatttttgttgttattatgctttttccttgtttaactgactttgtatttttgatatttgctttttatttctgTTATATTTCTTGAGTCTTGTGGGTTTTAGTCTTCCTATTGTGTGTTGTTCTTGTCGTGAAAACTTgtaataccatatatatatatattctctcttttAATGGTTCCTACTTAGGATTTTGTCAATGTTTATCGTATTTTGATTGCTTCCCCGTCTCTAATATCAATCGTCTCCTAGTAGGAAACTGCTTTAGGTAAGGTTAAAGGATATGTTGAGGGTCGCCCATGTCTCCATTCATTGCATTTGGAGTTCGAGTAGGATAGAAAAATCTTACAAAGATTATGCCATTTTCTATGACTTCTGTTTTAGTGCTTTTATCTAGGATTATAGAGTCTTGCAAAGATTTATAACATTTTCTATGACTtctgttttagtgtttttaccGTTTTAGGTGTTTCCTATCGGGAGTACCGGGTTAATTTTTaactcattttttattattttttttaatcttttttatacTCTAATTTTTAGTGTATTAATTCACGCTCCCCTTTCTcgatatttggtttttttttggggggtggggaCTGGGGAGTGAGTAGGAGGGGACCCGGAAGGGATTAATTTCAAATGCACGCCTGGTCGCCTcattgtatcattactcttttttcAAATGCTCTTCGTCATCCAAGATGACGATTTTCTGTGGGCGATGCTCGCGTCACCATCCAGCGTAGTACACGTTTTTAAATTGACGTAAAGGCGATTTTTGCTTGACGCACTTacccaaagaaaaaacatacTTAAAGAAAGGCGTGGTGGCATGACCCAAAAAATAGTCATCACCTATTAAATCACATCAACTTTTATAAAGTAGCTTTTCTAAGTTTCAGCTCATTTACTAGGTCTACTGATGTC from Corylus avellana chromosome ca6, CavTom2PMs-1.0 includes the following:
- the LOC132185806 gene encoding serine carboxypeptidase-like 18; translated protein: MLVAWHLYLMNSIKQSEEAVTVSTWLDPENVECLKDLEAVTRCIEKLNPPNILEPHCPLISRKSDGIRWNIQAFLEQNPMLIHMPHSWSQPPALWCRVYTYVLSHLWCNDENVQNALHIRKGTIKNWVRCNESMSYTYDVTSTVDYHQNFTKIAGYRSLIYSGDHDLLVPFLGTLEWIRSLNMTLNDVWEPWLVDGQVAGYTMDFEKNQYSMTYATVEARKRPLIIFLLCFFCFLVIEEE
- the LOC132185807 gene encoding serine carboxypeptidase-like 18 yields the protein MHYGPLSFNYEDFDGNLPTFLLNPYSWTKVASIIFLDAPVGSGFSYATSSQGYNITDLTSAAQTYEFLRKWLKDIHPEFMSNVLYVGGDSYSGIIVPIIVQEIHNGNL